TGGTTGTGGAAAGCTGCCCGAATCCGACCAATCAGTTTTCTAGCAACAGCAACAATCGCTCGCTTTTTGCCAGTGCGAGGATAGAGTCTCTCAAAGAACTCCCCTAAGGCTGTATCTTTCTCAATCGCCCGCCACGCGCTCTCTACCAGTATTCCTCTCAAGCGGCTATTGCCTTGTCTACTGATATGCCCTCGACGGATGTTATCGCCACTAGAATATTCGGCGGGAGTCAGCCCTGTAAAGGAAAACAGTTGACGTTCATTGTTGAATTGCGACATATCACCTAATTCATTGGCAAGTATGCGAGCAGAGAGTGGACCTACCCCAGGTGCAGAACGGTAAGTTGCTTCGTTGGGGTCTGTCTTCGCTTGCTCCTTAATCGCTTGAGTCAGCTTGCAAATCTCCTCGTCTAACTTCCTCCAGATGTTCCAATGGGCTTCAATCACAATTCTCAACTCAGAGGATGAAGTACCATCAACAATCTCCCGAACCAGTTTGTGACTCATCGGTCGGTTCTCGTCATACTGAATCAGTCCCAGTTGATGAAATTTCATTCTGATTTTATTTTTGATTGCGGTTCGTTCTTCAACCAGCTGTTGTCGGGTTCGCGTTAGCATTCGCCGTTGCTCTTGCTGCTCAGTAGGAATGCGATTGCCTCTTACTCGCCCCGCCTCAAGCAGAGCTGCCATTTTTTGAGCATCCCGTTTGTCTGTCTTGACTCGGTCATTGGCAGCAACTTCAATTGCAGCGGCATGAACCACGATGTTGTCAATCCCATATTTCACTAACTCTCGATGCAGCGCAAATCCTGAAAACCCTGCTTCATAAACAGAATGGATGGTTGCTCCACTAAAGTATTTTTGCAGCTGTTGTGATAGTTCTTTCGGTGAAGCAACTGTTGTCCATTTCTTGATTACTTCTTTGTCTACTCTGGCGACTACTGAATAACTTTTCTTGTGAACATCAATTCCGATGAAGACTTCTTTTCCGGTGTATGAAGCTTGTTTCAGGCTTTTCATAAAACACCACCCGTTTCTACAACAACTAGGTTATCTACAAGAAGTTTGACATTGCCTTTAACCTCATACAATCCAGCATAGGAACATCCAACTCACTTTCTGCCACCCCTTCCAATGCTTCTTCTTCAACCCATCGAATTTCTACCTCTACTTCTTGAGATTGAATTGTCTCCAACAAATTCTGATTTACTTGTTCGAGTTGCGGCGACTTTTTTTTAACTCCCTAATCACTGTTGCTGGACTCACATGCAGTACCCGCGCAGTGTCTCGAACCCCACTGCCATTAACAGCCATATCTACAATTTTTTGTTTAACTTCCCGCTTCCGTCCTGGCTGTTGAGTGTCCAGGACAAAAGTCCGACGAAGGCAGTCCGAGTTCCGGCACAGATAGCGCTGTTTTCCTTCAGGTGATTTACCGTGCTTGATGATATCATCCAAACCACAATCTGGACACACAACCGCAAGCCAAACAGTCATAGCAGCGCCTCAAATCGCTCGTTTATCTCATTTATATTTTACCCTCTTCCAACAGTTTTAGAACACCACCCAAATTTGCTATTCCTATTTTACCAAAAAAAACTTGAGAGATTTCCGGAAATAGCTCTTATTTATTTGAAGATCATCATAAGCAAATTGATTTGGGTTTCAACAAATCTGCTCAAAACTCATATAGAGGTACAAGTAAAACTTTTAATATCCACCTGAACAAAGAGCAACGGATAGGCGAGCGACAACAAAATTTCTAGCGTTGCAAAAAATTAGATAACCGCTATTTTGTAGCATTGAAGTATATACTACAGCATATAGTAAATAAATAATTTTTTCTAATACAATCTTTTTTCACTGCCCATGCAGCGAACGAGATGCGAACTCAAACATTGCCAATTTGCTAAAAACTCAGACACATTTATACCAGAAATTGTGGAGATAGCTCATGTTTGTATTAGATTCATTTCCACTACCTAATTTTCTCGGTTTTCTAGCATTATTCAGCTACGTTATCACTTTACTTCCCACGATTCTGAAAATTGTTTTTCCTAAAACTAAAGAAACAGGCATTCCTAAATGGTTGCTGAAACATCGCAGATTCATTGGTGTAATGGCGTTCTTTTTGGCATTAGCTCATGGATATCTGCTAATCGAAAAAAGACAGCTTGATTTTTTTGATCCAAAAACGTTCTGGGTTTACGTACAAGGCATATCTACTTTCACTATTTTTACAATCCTAGCTATAACCTCTAACGACTGGAGTGTAAAGAAGTTGAAGAAAAACTGGAAGCAGTTGCATAAACTGACTTATTTAGCTATGTTTTTTTTAACTTGGCATATCTGGGATAAAATGGCAGGTCATTGGACGTATTTAACACCTATTGGCATTGTGTTAATTGCTGGAATAATTATTTTATTTCTCGTCCGGCTCCAGCTCGAACGCCAAAATCAACAACAAAAAGACCTGACTAAAACATCTCCAACAAAAATTGCTCAATAGCGCCGCTAGCGATCGCTCTAATTTTACCGAAGAGGTACTTTGCCATGCTGTCAACACTATTTCCCCAAAATAAATTTATAGCTTTAGCGATCGCCACAACAACAGTCATCGTTGGGTTCAGTTCTTTTGGGTTATTTTCTCAAAAAAATCGCACATCTGCTGGCATGTCTTTGACAAGTCCTCAACCTATTCACACGCTCAAAGGACATTCAGTTTGGATTTATGCGATCGCGATTAGCCCAGATAGCAAGACATTAGCTAGTGGCAGCTATGACGGCACGCTTAAGATTTGGAATCTGCGTACTGGCGAATTGCTCCATACTTTTAAGGCTCATGCTGATGCAGTTAAATCTCTTGCGATTAGCTCTGATAACAATATCCTTGCTAGTGGCAGTTGGGATAACCGGATTAAGCTGTGGAATCCGAAAACGGGCAAGTTGATACGTACCTTCAATGGTCATACTGATGATATGGAAACTATTGCCCTCAGTCCAAATGGTCGTTTAGTTGCCAGTGGTGGTGCTGATAATACTATGAGGCTCTGGGATTTACAAACTGGTAAAGAACTTTATACAGTTCAAAATAACAGCCCTTTGGAGTCTATTGCCTTTAGTCCTGATGAGAAGTTCTTAGCCAGTGGCAGCAATGACGGCACGATAAAGATATGGCAACTAGACACTCAGCAAAAAAAAGCAAGTGTGGTATTGTTACGCACTTTGGTAGGACATACTAATGAGGTCTTATCTGTTGCCTTTAGCCCAAACAGCCAGCTTCTAGCTAGTGGCAGTGCTGATCGGACGATGAAGCTGTGGCAGGTAAATGATTGCAGAGTGCTGCATACTCTAACAGGACATAATGGGAAAGTTTTGTCGGTTACTTTTAGCCCTGATGGACAGACCTTAGCCAGTGGTAGTGCAGATCGGATAATTAAGCTGTGGAATCCGACTACAGGGAAAGAATTAAACACTATTGCAGGACATACTAAACCAGTTTGGTCTGTTGTTTTTAGCTCAGATGGTCAGACTCTTGCCAGTGGCAGTAGCGACGAAAGTATCAAGATTTGGTCGCTGCCCATTAATAAAACTTATCAAGCTAACAATTAAAGTTTCACCTGTTGATTTTCATAGGAAATTATGACTCAAAACCCTTTAGGTTCACGAGCTGGACCTGAGAGAAGAATAACCTATCTCTCAAATCGCTGTGATTTCAGACCTAAGTTCAAGTTTTCATTTAGGAGTAAACAATGAACGTAATCATTGAGTGGAATAACGTTTTTTTAGAAACCATTCGTAAATTTGGTGGTGCCCCTTCTCCAATCGCCCGCGTCGGAGCAATGATGCACATCGCTATGTATGATGTCATCATTGCCCTTGAGCCAACGCCTACCTATCAATCTTATTTGTCTAATTTGCCGACAGTAGTGCCTGGAACTTTGGCAGCAGCAGCAGCGGTTTTTGCTGCTCACCAAGTTTTGTGTAAAGTCTATCCCAGCCGGATTAATGATTTTGACGTTGCCCTGAACGCTTCTTTAGAACAACTTGGAGCGGCACCAGGAGGATCGGAGGAAACGTTAGGACGTGCCGTTGCCGATCTGATCGTCGAACAACGCAATGGTGACGGCTCGGAACTTCCCCCTCGCTACCAGCCAGGTAATAACCCTGGGGATTGGAGACCTACTGGCTCCGGCGATCCTGTTACGCCGCAATGGCCTGGCGTAAGACCTTTCAGCATCCGCCCTGGTGAGTTCGGCGACCTGACCCCGTTTCGTCCCCCCTTACCTGGCAACTATCCTAATAAGGTAGAAATGTTACGTAGCTCAGAATATGCAGCGCAATTTAATGAAGTGAAACAATTAGGTTCGGCAAATTCACAAGTTCGTACCCCCGAACAAACTGAAATTGCTTTCTTCTGGGCGAATGATGTTGATGGCACTTATAAACCACCTGGTCATTTATTCCGCATTACCCAAATTGTTGCCCAACAGCGCCAATTATCGCTAATAGAAACAGCCCGTTTATTTGCTTTAGTTGCCATCGCTTTAGCAGATGCGGGAGTTGTTGCCTGGGATGCCAAATACTCCTCAACAATTGATTTGTGGCGACCTGAAACCGCTATTCGAGAGGCAGATACTGACGGTAACCTGCTCACGGAAGCAGACCGCAATTGGCAACCCCTTTCGATCGATCGACAGCAACAACGGTTTAGTCCTGCTTTCCCTGCCTACGTTTCCGGTCATGCTACTTTTGGAGCAGCCCATGCAGGTATTATGCAGAATTACTTTGGTACCGATAATGTGACTTTCAGTGCTGATACGGACGATCCTAATGCTGAAGGAGTCAAGCGAACCTATAACAGTTTCACCGCAGCAGCACTAGAAAATGCCAGAAGTCGCGTTTATCTGGGTGTCCACTTTCAGTGGGATGGGGATCATGGTTTTCTGTCGGGAACATATTTAGCGGATTTTGTCTTCGCTCGGGTTCTTCAACCTTTGCAAGCTTCTTAAAGGAAGAGTGACGGTATTGTCAAGTTAAAGGTGGGTGACAGGAGAAAGCAAAAACTGGGATAATTCTCCCATGAGCACAAAGTCCAACTTATACCACCGTCACCGTTTCCCAGCCGAGATCATTAGCTACTGCATCTGGCTCTACAACTCTTTCTCGCTTAGCTACAGGAACATTGAGAAGATGATGCTGTATCGAGGTATTTTCGTTACCTACGAAGCCATTCGCTACTGGTGTCGTAAGTTCAGTCAAACCTTTGCCAACGAGATTCGTCGCCGTCGCCTCAGTCCAGGGAAGAAGTGGCATCTGGACGAAATGCGGGTGGAGATTAAGGGTGAAGTGTTTTGGTTATAGCGAGCAGTAGATGAAGATGGCAACGTGCTAGACATCCTCATGCAGCAACACAGAAATAAGGCAGCAGCCAAGAAGTTTATGAGAAAACTGCTCAACAAACAAGGCTTTGCCCCTCGTGTAATCGTGACGGATAAACTCAAAAGCTATGCGGCTGCGAAAAAAGAGCTGCTGCCTGGCGTGGAGCATCGACAACACAAAGGGTTGAACAATCGTGCCGAAAACTCGCATCAACTAACACGGTTGAGAGAGAAGAAGATGCGCAGATTCAAGTCGGTCGGTCAAGCACAGAAGTTTTTGGCTGCCTCAGAATTGATCTATCAGCATACTCAACCGAAAAGACATCGTTTACCTGCTTTTATGACCAGACATGTCATGCTACAACGAA
This window of the Chroococcidiopsis sp. CCMEE 29 genome carries:
- a CDS encoding IS110 family transposase, giving the protein MKSLKQASYTGKEVFIGIDVHKKSYSVVARVDKEVIKKWTTVASPKELSQQLQKYFSGATIHSVYEAGFSGFALHRELVKYGIDNIVVHAAAIEVAANDRVKTDKRDAQKMAALLEAGRVRGNRIPTEQQEQRRMLTRTRQQLVEERTAIKNKIRMKFHQLGLIQYDENRPMSHKLVREIVDGTSSSELRIVIEAHWNIWRKLDEEICKLTQAIKEQAKTDPNEATYRSAPGVGPLSARILANELGDMSQFNNERQLFSFTGLTPAEYSSGDNIRRGHISRQGNSRLRGILVESAWRAIEKDTALGEFFERLYPRTGKKRAIVAVARKLIGRIRAAFHNQVNYQMEYRNSKALTTA
- a CDS encoding ferric reductase-like transmembrane domain-containing protein; translated protein: MFVLDSFPLPNFLGFLALFSYVITLLPTILKIVFPKTKETGIPKWLLKHRRFIGVMAFFLALAHGYLLIEKRQLDFFDPKTFWVYVQGISTFTIFTILAITSNDWSVKKLKKNWKQLHKLTYLAMFFLTWHIWDKMAGHWTYLTPIGIVLIAGIIILFLVRLQLERQNQQQKDLTKTSPTKIAQ
- a CDS encoding vanadium-dependent haloperoxidase, which translates into the protein MNVIIEWNNVFLETIRKFGGAPSPIARVGAMMHIAMYDVIIALEPTPTYQSYLSNLPTVVPGTLAAAAAVFAAHQVLCKVYPSRINDFDVALNASLEQLGAAPGGSEETLGRAVADLIVEQRNGDGSELPPRYQPGNNPGDWRPTGSGDPVTPQWPGVRPFSIRPGEFGDLTPFRPPLPGNYPNKVEMLRSSEYAAQFNEVKQLGSANSQVRTPEQTEIAFFWANDVDGTYKPPGHLFRITQIVAQQRQLSLIETARLFALVAIALADAGVVAWDAKYSSTIDLWRPETAIREADTDGNLLTEADRNWQPLSIDRQQQRFSPAFPAYVSGHATFGAAHAGIMQNYFGTDNVTFSADTDDPNAEGVKRTYNSFTAAALENARSRVYLGVHFQWDGDHGFLSGTYLADFVFARVLQPLQAS
- a CDS encoding WD40 repeat domain-containing protein; amino-acid sequence: MLSTLFPQNKFIALAIATTTVIVGFSSFGLFSQKNRTSAGMSLTSPQPIHTLKGHSVWIYAIAISPDSKTLASGSYDGTLKIWNLRTGELLHTFKAHADAVKSLAISSDNNILASGSWDNRIKLWNPKTGKLIRTFNGHTDDMETIALSPNGRLVASGGADNTMRLWDLQTGKELYTVQNNSPLESIAFSPDEKFLASGSNDGTIKIWQLDTQQKKASVVLLRTLVGHTNEVLSVAFSPNSQLLASGSADRTMKLWQVNDCRVLHTLTGHNGKVLSVTFSPDGQTLASGSADRIIKLWNPTTGKELNTIAGHTKPVWSVVFSSDGQTLASGSSDESIKIWSLPINKTYQANN
- a CDS encoding IS1-like element transposase; translated protein: MTVWLAVVCPDCGLDDIIKHGKSPEGKQRYLCRNSDCLRRTFVLDTQQPGRKREVKQKIVDMAVNGSGVRDTARVLHVSPATVIRELKKSRRNSNK